CGCCGCTTCTCCGCACGCCTTTCCGAGGACGGCCGCGCCCTCACCTACGTCGAGCGCGAGGGCTGTGCGCCCTCGGGCGAGCTGCTCCGCGCGCTGTACGCGGAAGGTCAGCCCATCGCCGACGTGGAGACGCGCCGCTCCCGCATGGAGGACGTGCTGATTGAAATCCTCCGCGGCCGCCCGCAGCAGGCCGCCTGAACCCACGCCCCCCGCGCCCCCACACCATGAACGTCCTCGGGATGAAGACGCTGTTCGCGAAGGAGGTCCGGCGCTTCATGCGCGTGCCGGGCCAGACCGTCCTGTCGCCCCTCATCAGCACCACGCTGTATTTCATCGTCTTCGGCTACTCCATCTCCGGCCGCATCCAGACGGTGGAAGGCTCGCCGTACCTGCACTTCATCGTCCCGGGGCTCGTCTTCCTCGGCATCGTCAACAACGCCTTCCTCAACAGCTCCTCGTCCCTGTTCATCACCAAGATTCAGGGCACGGTGGTGGACCTGCTGGTGTCCCCGCTGGGGCCCGGCGAGCTGATGGCCGGCTTCATCGGCGGCGCCATGGTGCGCGGCCTCGTGGTGGGCGGCCTCACCTGGGCGGTGGCCGCGCTCTTCACCGGCTTCAGCCTGGAGCACGCGTG
This DNA window, taken from Pyxidicoccus xibeiensis, encodes the following:
- a CDS encoding ABC transporter permease, with product MNVLGMKTLFAKEVRRFMRVPGQTVLSPLISTTLYFIVFGYSISGRIQTVEGSPYLHFIVPGLVFLGIVNNAFLNSSSSLFITKIQGTVVDLLVSPLGPGELMAGFIGGAMVRGLVVGGLTWAVAALFTGFSLEHAWVAAYFLLLSSYVFSVLGMLAAVWAEKFEQINFFPTFVMLPLTFLGGVFYSVRELPSPWNTVSLFNPMVYMVEGLRYGMLGRSIYSPLGGGLILAGVALVATLVTWFVLRSGYKMKA